One region of Bradyrhizobium betae genomic DNA includes:
- a CDS encoding TRAP transporter substrate-binding protein, translating to MKRREFLKVTGVGLAASTAVAAPAIAQSSPEVRWRYATSWPKSLDTLYGGCEYFTKKVAEITDNKFQIQPFAAGEIVPGLQVLDAVSNGTVEMGNTALYYYWGKNPAFTFATALPFGLNTRQQISWLLWGGGQELVNDLLKEHNVYGIPTGSTGAQMGGWFRKEIKTLDDIKGLKFRIGGFAGTIMAKLGAVPQQIAGGDIYPALEKGTIDAAEWVGPYDDEKLGFVKVAKYYYYPGWWEGTSQGHNIINLDKWNTLPKHYQAAVDAASRDTFTWITGKYDALNAPALKRLLVAGATLKAFPQEVLEACYAAANETYAELSKTNPHFGKMYASLSAYRAEALPWFQVAELSFDSFMMRMRTKT from the coding sequence ATGAAACGTCGTGAATTCCTGAAGGTCACAGGCGTCGGCCTGGCCGCGAGCACAGCCGTGGCTGCGCCCGCGATTGCGCAGTCGTCGCCCGAGGTGAGATGGCGGTACGCCACCAGCTGGCCGAAGTCGCTCGACACGCTCTATGGCGGCTGTGAATATTTCACCAAGAAGGTCGCCGAGATCACCGACAACAAATTCCAGATCCAGCCCTTCGCCGCCGGCGAGATCGTCCCGGGCTTGCAGGTGCTGGATGCGGTCTCGAACGGTACCGTCGAGATGGGCAACACCGCGCTCTATTACTACTGGGGCAAGAATCCCGCTTTCACCTTCGCCACCGCGCTCCCGTTCGGATTGAACACGCGCCAGCAGATCTCGTGGCTGTTGTGGGGCGGCGGGCAGGAGCTCGTCAACGATCTGTTGAAGGAACACAACGTCTACGGCATCCCGACCGGATCCACCGGCGCCCAGATGGGCGGCTGGTTCCGGAAGGAGATCAAGACGCTCGACGACATCAAGGGCCTGAAATTCCGCATCGGCGGATTTGCCGGCACGATCATGGCCAAGCTCGGAGCGGTGCCGCAGCAGATTGCCGGCGGCGACATCTATCCGGCGCTCGAAAAGGGCACGATCGACGCCGCCGAATGGGTTGGTCCCTACGACGACGAGAAGCTCGGCTTCGTCAAGGTCGCGAAGTACTACTACTATCCCGGCTGGTGGGAAGGCACGAGCCAGGGCCACAACATCATCAACCTCGACAAGTGGAATACGCTGCCGAAGCACTATCAGGCGGCGGTCGATGCGGCTTCGCGCGATACCTTCACGTGGATCACCGGCAAGTACGACGCGTTGAACGCGCCGGCCCTGAAGCGGCTCCTGGTGGCGGGCGCGACGTTGAAGGCATTTCCGCAGGAGGTTCTCGAAGCCTGCTACGCGGCCGCCAACGAGACCTATGCCGAACTGTCCAAGACCAACCCGCATTTCGGCAAGATGTATGCGAGCCTGTCCGCATATCGCGCGGAGGCACTGCCCTGGTTCCAGGTTGCGGAGCTCAGCTTCGACAGCTTCATGATGCGGATGCGGACCAAGACGTGA
- a CDS encoding SDR family oxidoreductase: MTGKKVVVAGATGLVGNAALRHFGTSEPSEVVALSRRKPRDIYGARHVSVDLTSEADCRRAAAELEGATHLVYAALYEAPQLVDGWRDPQQIRTNDLMLRNLMGALELVAPNLRHVALLQGTKAYGVHVRPLTVPAREGRSEMYEQPNFYWAQENFLRGLQRGKAWHWSILRPVLIVGLAMGGAMDLIPPLGVYAAMLREQGRPLDFPGGAPRVAQAVDVDLLARAIAWSGEAETARNEAFNVTNGDVFTWENIWPAVADALEMKPGKPVPLSLAREFPNWIGPWEALRRKHNLVSPGLAEFVGLSFQYADYSLRYGQTESGPPSIVSTVKINRAGFTEMMDTEDMFRKWFRQAKEERLLP, translated from the coding sequence ATGACGGGCAAGAAGGTCGTGGTCGCCGGGGCGACGGGTCTCGTCGGCAACGCCGCGTTGCGGCACTTCGGCACATCGGAGCCTTCGGAGGTTGTGGCGCTGTCACGGCGCAAGCCGCGCGATATTTACGGCGCCCGCCACGTCTCCGTAGATCTGACCAGCGAAGCCGATTGCCGCCGTGCCGCGGCCGAGCTCGAGGGCGCGACCCACCTGGTCTACGCCGCGCTCTACGAGGCGCCGCAGCTCGTCGACGGCTGGCGCGATCCGCAGCAGATCCGGACCAACGATCTGATGTTGCGCAATCTGATGGGCGCGCTCGAGCTTGTGGCGCCGAACCTTCGGCATGTCGCCCTGCTGCAAGGCACCAAGGCCTATGGCGTTCACGTCCGTCCCCTGACGGTGCCGGCACGCGAGGGCCGCTCCGAAATGTACGAGCAGCCCAATTTCTACTGGGCGCAGGAAAACTTCCTGCGCGGGCTGCAACGCGGCAAGGCCTGGCACTGGAGCATCTTGCGTCCCGTGCTGATCGTCGGTCTCGCCATGGGCGGCGCCATGGACCTGATCCCGCCGCTCGGCGTCTACGCCGCGATGCTGCGCGAGCAAGGCAGGCCGCTCGATTTCCCCGGCGGCGCTCCGCGGGTGGCGCAGGCCGTCGACGTCGATCTGCTCGCCCGCGCGATCGCCTGGTCGGGCGAAGCCGAGACCGCGCGGAACGAAGCCTTCAACGTCACCAATGGCGATGTCTTCACCTGGGAAAACATCTGGCCCGCGGTGGCCGACGCGCTGGAGATGAAGCCCGGCAAGCCGGTCCCGCTCTCGCTCGCCAGGGAATTCCCGAACTGGATCGGGCCGTGGGAGGCACTGCGGCGCAAGCACAACCTGGTGTCGCCGGGCCTTGCCGAGTTCGTCGGCCTGTCGTTCCAATACGCCGATTACAGCCTGCGCTACGGCCAGACTGAATCCGGTCCGCCTTCGATCGTCTCGACCGTGAAGATCAACCGCGCTGGCTTCACCGAGATGATGGACACCGAGGACATGTTCCGGAAGTGGTTCAGGCAGGCGAAGGAGGAACGGCTGCTGCCTTGA
- a CDS encoding M23 family metallopeptidase, which translates to MNHRTSRGAYGRETGIIDLGHEPPLSVDGSEAAVIDRRRVSVQWFSGTILTGLCGAALIGGAVFASLDGEMTFAKVPERVEGALRGAFGAADRAATLHKSDRLPPPNESSASRNIVRVSTVARVGNRDVMRVRPFIRIAGNLSMTTSDLSAKIPPFNAQRLLTDVGSDPKAASEDPNNPEAVEPDAEVSFVTKDLSPVLPKAKISAVVALDDILMRVRDAANWRGNGGVRYASLANAAADVSGATGKSDISGSDIKMAYATEVSPSDPYAGFETRVVPENVTLLPKTKEQITGGNPNGERVHMVKKGDSVGSVLRDLGATAEEIKAITATLGPRGRDGGLKEGEKLRILMAPASPGARLQPYRVVVANDTMVEAIAALSDLGKYVAVDVSSMNTVADAAANANSDDDDDDDGTGVRLYQSIYETAMRNKVPMPVIEDMIKIYSYDVDFQRKVQPGDSFDVFYAGEDEGVTASEKNDVLFASLTIGGETKKYYRYQSPDDGVVDYYDETGKSAKKFLVRKPVNNAIMRSGFGGRRHPILGYVKMHTGVDWATSYGTPIFASGNGAIEKIGPEGGYGKYIRIKHSNGYETAYGHMSAFAKGMEPGKKVRQGQVIGFVGSTGASTGPHVHYEILVNGRFVDPLRVKLPRGRSLEGPVLAGFEKERDRLDGMMSGRNGAIARMSDATGGPLQVTNR; encoded by the coding sequence TTGAACCACAGGACGTCACGCGGCGCTTACGGGCGTGAGACCGGGATCATCGATCTCGGCCACGAGCCGCCGCTGTCCGTCGACGGTTCCGAAGCTGCCGTCATCGATCGCCGTCGCGTTTCGGTGCAATGGTTCAGCGGCACAATCCTGACCGGACTTTGCGGCGCAGCCCTGATCGGCGGCGCCGTTTTCGCATCTCTGGACGGCGAAATGACCTTCGCCAAGGTGCCGGAGCGCGTCGAAGGTGCGCTGCGTGGCGCGTTCGGCGCCGCCGATCGCGCCGCCACGCTGCACAAGAGCGACCGCCTGCCGCCGCCGAACGAATCCTCCGCCTCGCGCAACATCGTGCGCGTCTCGACGGTCGCCCGGGTCGGCAATCGCGACGTGATGCGCGTGCGCCCCTTCATCCGGATCGCCGGCAATTTGTCGATGACGACGAGCGATCTGTCGGCGAAGATTCCGCCGTTCAACGCGCAACGTCTGCTCACCGACGTCGGCTCCGATCCGAAGGCCGCGTCGGAGGATCCGAACAATCCGGAAGCCGTCGAGCCCGACGCCGAGGTCTCCTTCGTCACCAAGGACCTGTCGCCGGTGCTGCCGAAGGCGAAGATTTCCGCCGTGGTGGCGCTCGACGACATCCTGATGCGGGTGCGCGACGCCGCCAACTGGCGCGGCAATGGCGGGGTGCGTTACGCCTCGCTCGCCAATGCCGCCGCCGACGTTTCCGGCGCGACCGGCAAGTCCGACATCAGCGGGTCCGACATCAAGATGGCCTATGCCACCGAAGTGTCGCCGTCCGATCCCTATGCCGGCTTCGAGACGCGCGTGGTGCCGGAAAACGTCACGTTGCTGCCGAAGACCAAGGAACAGATCACCGGCGGTAATCCCAACGGTGAACGCGTCCACATGGTCAAGAAGGGCGACAGCGTCGGTTCCGTCCTGCGCGATCTCGGCGCGACGGCCGAGGAAATCAAGGCGATCACCGCGACGCTGGGGCCCCGCGGCCGCGACGGCGGCCTGAAGGAAGGCGAGAAGCTCCGCATCCTGATGGCGCCCGCAAGCCCCGGCGCGAGGCTGCAGCCCTACCGCGTCGTCGTCGCCAACGACACCATGGTCGAGGCGATCGCCGCGCTGTCCGATCTCGGCAAATACGTCGCGGTCGACGTCTCCAGCATGAACACCGTCGCGGACGCTGCGGCCAACGCCAACAGCGACGACGATGACGACGATGACGGCACCGGCGTGCGGCTCTACCAGAGCATCTACGAGACCGCGATGCGCAACAAAGTGCCGATGCCGGTCATCGAGGACATGATCAAGATCTACTCCTACGACGTCGATTTCCAGCGCAAGGTGCAGCCCGGCGATTCCTTCGACGTGTTCTACGCCGGCGAGGACGAAGGCGTGACTGCGAGCGAAAAGAACGACGTGCTGTTCGCCTCGCTCACGATCGGCGGCGAAACCAAGAAATACTACCGCTACCAGAGCCCCGACGACGGAGTCGTCGACTACTATGACGAGACCGGCAAGAGCGCGAAGAAGTTCCTGGTCAGGAAGCCCGTCAACAACGCCATCATGCGCTCCGGCTTCGGCGGCCGCCGCCACCCGATCCTCGGCTACGTGAAGATGCACACCGGCGTCGACTGGGCCACCTCTTACGGCACGCCGATCTTCGCCTCCGGCAACGGCGCGATCGAGAAGATCGGCCCCGAGGGCGGCTACGGCAAATACATCCGTATCAAGCATTCCAACGGCTACGAGACCGCCTATGGCCACATGTCGGCTTTCGCCAAGGGCATGGAGCCCGGCAAAAAGGTGCGGCAGGGCCAGGTCATCGGCTTCGTCGGTTCCACCGGCGCGTCGACCGGACCGCACGTCCACTACGAAATCCTGGTCAATGGCCGCTTCGTCGATCCGCTGCGCGTGAAGCTGCCGCGCGGTCGTTCGCTGGAAGGTCCGGTGCTGGCAGGCTTCGAGAAGGAGCGGGACCGGCTCGACGGCATGATGAGCGGCCGCAACGGCGCCATCGCGAGGATGTCGGACGCGACGGGCGGACCGTTGCAGGTGACGAACCGGTAG
- a CDS encoding TRAP transporter substrate-binding protein has product MKRREFLKVTGAGLAASTAIAAPAIAQSSPEVKWRLAASWPKALDTLYGGCEYFCKRVAEATDNKFQIQPFASGEIVPGLQVLDAVSNGTVEMGNTALYYYWGKNPAFTFGTSLPFGLNTRAHISWLLFGGGTEMLNDLLKEHNTIGIPTGSTGAQMGGWFRKEIKSMEDFRGLKFRVGGFAGTIIARVGGVPQQIAGGDIYPALEKGTIDAAEWVGPYDDEKLGFVKVAKYYYYPGWWEGTGQGHNIMNLDKWNALPKHYQSVIEMASRDTFTWVTGKYDYVNPPALKRLLVAGAILKPFPQEVLEACYSAANEIYAELNKTNPHFNKMYTSLSAFRNESLAWMQVAELSYDSFMMRMRTRT; this is encoded by the coding sequence ATGAAACGTCGTGAATTCCTGAAAGTGACAGGCGCCGGGCTCGCGGCGAGCACCGCAATTGCGGCACCGGCCATCGCGCAATCTTCGCCGGAAGTGAAATGGCGGCTCGCCGCCAGCTGGCCGAAGGCGCTCGATACGCTCTATGGCGGCTGTGAGTATTTCTGCAAGCGCGTCGCCGAGGCGACCGACAACAAATTCCAGATCCAGCCGTTTGCGTCCGGAGAAATCGTGCCCGGCCTGCAGGTGCTGGACGCCGTGTCGAACGGCACCGTCGAGATGGGCAACACGGCGCTGTATTATTATTGGGGCAAGAACCCAGCGTTCACGTTCGGCACGTCGCTGCCGTTCGGGCTGAACACGCGGGCGCATATCTCGTGGCTGCTGTTCGGCGGTGGCACGGAGATGCTCAACGACCTCTTGAAGGAGCACAACACGATCGGCATTCCGACCGGATCGACCGGCGCCCAGATGGGCGGCTGGTTCCGGAAGGAGATCAAGTCGATGGAGGATTTCAGGGGATTGAAATTCCGCGTCGGCGGCTTCGCCGGCACGATCATCGCCAGGGTTGGCGGCGTGCCGCAGCAGATCGCGGGCGGCGACATCTATCCGGCGCTCGAGAAGGGCACGATCGACGCGGCCGAATGGGTCGGCCCGTATGACGACGAGAAGCTCGGCTTCGTGAAGGTGGCAAAGTATTATTACTATCCGGGCTGGTGGGAAGGCACCGGCCAGGGCCACAACATCATGAATCTCGACAAATGGAACGCGCTGCCGAAGCACTATCAATCGGTGATCGAGATGGCCTCGCGCGACACCTTCACGTGGGTCACCGGCAAATACGACTACGTCAACCCGCCGGCGTTGAAGCGCCTGCTGGTGGCCGGCGCGATCCTGAAGCCGTTCCCGCAGGAGGTGCTCGAGGCCTGCTACAGCGCGGCGAACGAGATCTACGCCGAGCTCAACAAGACCAATCCGCACTTCAACAAGATGTACACGAGCCTGTCGGCATTCCGGAACGAGTCGCTCGCCTGGATGCAGGTCGCCGAGCTCAGCTATGACAGCTTCATGATGCGGATGCGGACAAGGACGTGA
- the clpB gene encoding ATP-dependent chaperone ClpB → MNIDKYTERSRGFVQSAQSLAVREGHQQFSTLHVLKVLLDDNEGLAAGLIDRAGGNSRAILKATEDALAKVPKVSGGGAGQIYLAPELARTFDAAEKAGEKAGDSFVTVERLLLGLTLEKTSEAGVILSKGGVTPQNLNAAIEALRKGRTADSATAENAYDALKKYARDLTQAARDGKLDPVIGRDEEIRRTIQVLSRRTKNNPVLIGEPGVGKTAIVEGLALRILNGDVPEGLKDKKLLSLDMGSLIAGAKYRGEFEERLKAVLQEVTSAEGSIILFIDEMHTLIGAGKGDGAMDASNLLKPALARGELHCIGATTLDEYRKHVEKDAALARRFQPIFVPEPTVEDTISILRGLKDKYEQHHGVRITDSALVAATTLSNRYITDRFLPDKAIDLMDEAAARLKMQVDSKPEELDSMDREIIRLKIEQEALKKESDAGSKSRLQTLEKELAELEEKSAALTARWSAEKNKLSDAQKLKAELDGLRVDLADAQRRGEFQKAGELAYGRIPQLEKQLADIEAKENSGEMMEEAVTANHIAQVVSRWTGVPVDKMLEGEKEKLLKMEGQLGQRVVGQAEAVRAVATAVRRSRAGLQDPNRPMGSFMFLGPTGVGKTELTKALAEYLFNDETAMVRLDMSEYMEKHSVSRLIGAPPGYVGYDEGGALTEAVRRRPYQVVLFDEIEKAHPDVFNVLLQVLDDGRLTDGQGRTVDFRNTLIIMTSNLGSEFLVNQPEGEDTSAVREHVMATVRTHFRPEFLNRVDEIILFHRLQKSEMGRIVEIQFSRLERLLTDRKIVLTLDGKARDWLAEKGWDPAYGARPLKRVVQRYVQDPLAEMILAGDIKDGDAVAISSEDNVLTFNGTAPQTAEIAQFEAPVSKRKLN, encoded by the coding sequence GTGCGCGAGGGGCATCAGCAGTTTTCGACGCTGCACGTCCTCAAGGTGCTGCTGGACGACAATGAGGGGCTGGCTGCGGGTCTGATCGACCGCGCCGGTGGCAATTCCCGCGCAATTCTCAAGGCGACCGAGGACGCCCTCGCCAAGGTGCCGAAAGTCTCCGGCGGCGGTGCCGGCCAGATTTACCTCGCGCCTGAGCTCGCCCGTACCTTCGACGCCGCCGAAAAGGCCGGCGAGAAGGCCGGCGACAGCTTTGTCACCGTCGAGCGGCTGTTGCTCGGCCTGACGCTGGAGAAGACCAGTGAGGCCGGCGTAATCCTCAGCAAGGGTGGCGTCACCCCGCAAAACCTCAATGCGGCGATCGAAGCGCTGCGCAAGGGCCGCACTGCGGACTCGGCAACGGCCGAGAACGCCTATGACGCGCTGAAGAAATATGCTCGCGACCTGACCCAGGCTGCGCGCGACGGCAAGCTCGATCCGGTCATCGGCCGCGACGAGGAGATCCGCCGTACGATTCAGGTGCTTTCGCGCCGGACCAAGAACAATCCCGTCCTGATCGGCGAGCCCGGCGTCGGCAAGACCGCGATCGTCGAAGGGCTCGCGTTGCGAATCCTGAATGGCGACGTGCCTGAAGGCCTGAAGGACAAGAAGCTGCTGTCGCTCGACATGGGCTCGCTGATCGCGGGCGCCAAATATCGCGGCGAGTTCGAGGAGCGTTTGAAAGCCGTTCTGCAGGAAGTCACCTCGGCCGAGGGCTCGATCATCCTGTTCATCGACGAGATGCATACGCTGATCGGCGCGGGTAAGGGCGACGGCGCAATGGACGCGTCCAATCTGCTGAAGCCCGCGCTGGCGCGCGGCGAACTGCATTGCATCGGTGCGACGACACTGGATGAGTACCGCAAGCACGTCGAAAAGGACGCCGCGCTGGCGCGCCGGTTCCAGCCGATCTTCGTGCCGGAGCCGACGGTCGAGGACACCATTTCGATCCTGCGCGGCCTGAAGGACAAGTACGAGCAGCACCACGGCGTGCGCATCACCGATTCCGCCTTGGTCGCCGCGACCACGCTGTCGAACCGCTACATCACCGACCGCTTCCTGCCGGACAAGGCCATCGATCTGATGGACGAGGCGGCAGCGCGGCTGAAGATGCAGGTCGATTCCAAGCCGGAAGAGCTCGATTCGATGGATCGGGAGATCATCCGGCTGAAGATCGAACAGGAAGCCTTGAAGAAGGAGAGCGATGCCGGTTCGAAGAGCCGCCTGCAGACGCTGGAGAAGGAGCTTGCCGAGCTCGAGGAAAAGTCGGCCGCGCTGACGGCGCGCTGGAGCGCGGAAAAGAACAAGCTGTCCGACGCCCAGAAGCTGAAGGCAGAGCTCGACGGTCTGCGGGTCGATCTCGCCGACGCGCAGCGCCGCGGCGAATTCCAGAAGGCCGGCGAACTGGCTTATGGCCGGATTCCGCAGCTCGAGAAGCAGCTTGCGGATATCGAGGCCAAGGAGAACTCCGGCGAGATGATGGAGGAGGCTGTCACTGCCAACCACATCGCGCAGGTGGTCTCGCGCTGGACCGGCGTGCCCGTCGACAAGATGCTGGAGGGCGAGAAGGAGAAGCTTCTCAAGATGGAGGGGCAGCTCGGACAGCGCGTCGTCGGCCAGGCCGAGGCCGTGCGTGCGGTCGCGACCGCCGTGCGCCGCTCGCGGGCAGGCCTGCAGGACCCGAACCGTCCGATGGGCTCGTTCATGTTCCTGGGGCCCACGGGTGTCGGCAAGACCGAGCTGACCAAGGCGCTCGCGGAATACCTCTTCAACGACGAGACCGCGATGGTTCGCCTCGACATGTCCGAGTACATGGAGAAGCATTCGGTCTCGCGGCTGATCGGCGCGCCTCCGGGCTATGTCGGTTACGACGAGGGCGGTGCGCTCACCGAAGCGGTGCGACGCCGGCCCTATCAGGTCGTGCTGTTCGACGAAATCGAGAAGGCGCATCCTGATGTGTTCAACGTCCTGTTGCAGGTGCTCGACGACGGCCGACTGACCGACGGGCAGGGCCGTACCGTCGATTTCCGCAACACGCTGATCATCATGACCTCGAACCTCGGTTCGGAATTCCTGGTGAATCAACCGGAGGGCGAAGACACGTCGGCCGTGCGCGAGCACGTGATGGCAACGGTGCGGACGCATTTCAGGCCGGAGTTCCTGAACCGCGTCGACGAGATCATCCTGTTCCATCGCTTGCAGAAGAGCGAGATGGGCCGGATCGTCGAGATCCAGTTCAGCCGCCTCGAGCGGCTCCTGACCGATCGCAAGATCGTGCTGACGCTCGACGGCAAGGCGCGCGACTGGCTCGCCGAGAAGGGCTGGGATCCCGCCTACGGCGCACGGCCGCTCAAGCGCGTGGTCCAGCGCTACGTCCAGGATCCGCTCGCCGAGATGATCCTGGCGGGCGACATCAAGGACGGAGATGCGGTCGCGATCTCGTCCGAAGACAACGTGCTGACCTTCAACGGCACGGCCCCGCAGACCGCGGAAATCGCCCAGTTCGAGGCACCGGTGTCGAAGCGGAAGCTGAACTGA